A window of Zingiber officinale cultivar Zhangliang chromosome 5A, Zo_v1.1, whole genome shotgun sequence contains these coding sequences:
- the LOC121979912 gene encoding UPF0481 protein At3g47200-like yields the protein MNSWNQKAAATPQSSTIAMDREEEEADLNPWRTEKPTIFRVPEIIREADPGAYEPNLISLGPYHRGVPRLQAMEKIKPQYLHSFLRRTNPPKSKDDCRNYIKKEELRVRSAYSEVFKMDSDKFVDMMLHDGCFVVEFLLRLYDRKDAPTKRPGVIIDDDDVNDSIGNREYDPILASSWTEYFVRLDMLLLENQLPLFLIRDLLGFVDPARAANSLKPLALQFFGGDFLPGRTKKLPEKLEAPVRKSRHILHLLHACIHPPTESRPPTKSPTRKLDLSGEKSYFGGGEKGGPRRRGSFLPSFKRNSCFDCCEQDQIEDAIFTPLTPSTIPCARELKDAGIEIKRKKQTDSFLDVTFRNGRLEIPRIRAYNVSNAILRNLIAFEQLYPDRGTHVTDFTFLIDCLIDTAADVAILREADILVSTMGSNKSVARLFNRLCLKVVVEPKNGHLWRVFEDIPKHCEKRANKWRATLNHIYFGNPWTGISVVAAIFLFILTMLQTVLAILSYVNPP from the coding sequence ATGAATTCTTGGAATCAAAAAGCTGCTGCGACGCCTCAAAGCTCAACCATTGCAATGGAtagggaggaggaagaagcagaCTTGAATCCATGGCGCACAGAGAAGCCGACCATCTTCCGAGTCCCGGAAATCATCCGGGAAGCCGACCCCGGGGCCTACGAGCCCAACCTCATCTCCTTGGGTCCTTACCACCGCGGCGTGCCTCGCCTGCAAGCCATGGAGAAAATTAAGCCGCAATACCTTCACAGCTTTCTCCGGCGGACGAACCCCCCGAAGAGCAAGGACGACTGCCGAAATTACATCAAGAAGGAAGAACTTCGGGTGCGGAGCGCCTACTCTGAGGTTTTCAAAATGGACAGCGACAAGTTCGTCGACATGATGCTGCACGACGGTTGCTTCGTCGTCGAGTTCCTCCTCAGACTATATGACCGAAAGGACGCTCCTACTAAAAGGCCGGGAGTCATCATCGACGACGACGATGTCAACGATAGCATAGGTAATAGGGAGTACGATCCAATCCTTGCCTCGTCGTGGACAGAATACTTCGTGAGGCTTGACATGCTGCTGCTGGAGAATCAGCTTCCTCTGTTTCTCATCAGGGATTTGCTCGGCTTTGTGGATCCCGCGAGAGCAGCCAACTCCCTGAAACCGCTCGCTCTCCAATTTTTCGGCGGCGATTTCTTGCCGGGAAGAACGAAGAAGTTGCCCGAGAAATTGGAAGCACCGGTCCGGAAGTCTCGTCACATCCTCCATCTTTTGCATGCCTGCATACACCCACCAACGGAGTCGAGGCCCCCTACAAAGTCACCTACTCGCAAGCTCGATCTCTCCGGGGAAAAGAGCTATTTTGGTGGAGGCGAGAAAGGAGGCCCTCGCCGTCGAGGCTCATTTCTGCCATCATTCAAGCGCAATTCTTGCTTTGACTGTTGTGAGCAGGACCAAATCGAGGACGCAATATTTACGCCGCTAACGCCGTCTACGATCCCCTGCGCCCGGGAGCTCAAGGACGCCGGCATCGAGATCAAACGGAAGAAGCAGACGGACAGCTTCCTGGACGTGACGTTCCGCAATGGTCGACTGGAGATCCCCCGGATCCGGGCGTACAATGTGTCCAACGCTATCCTGCGTAACCTGATTGCGTTCGAGCAGCTGTACCCGGACCGGGGCACGCACGTCACTGACTTCACCTTCCTCATCGATTGCCTGATCGACACGGCCGCAGACGTCGCGATACTCCGGGAAGCGGACATTTTGGTGAGCACCATGGGCAGCAACAAGTCCGTGGCTAGGCTCTTCAACCGGCTCTGTTTGAAGGTGGTGGTGGAGCCTAAGAATGGCCATCTCTGGAGAGTGTTCGAGGACATTCCCAAGCACTGCGAGAAGAGGGCAAACAAGTGGAGAGCGACGTTGAACCACATCTACTTCGGCAACCCTTGGACGGGCATCTCGGTTGTTGCGGCAATCTTTCTCTTTATTCTCACCATGCTGCAGACGGTGCTGGCAATCCTCAGTTACGTTAACCCGCCGTAG